A stretch of the Saprospiraceae bacterium genome encodes the following:
- a CDS encoding tetratricopeptide repeat protein has protein sequence MLSQFKIGKFPIAVLLIILSISELRAQSVDSIAIKQVDSLIKVSRDLTAKRDFDKALEVNATAEIIALEKLGRESAAYATCCFNRGNVFFFMRNVQKAEKYYLDAKAIREKVLGKEHPDYANSLSSLVNLYRGLGNYEKALSLALEFKAIREKILGKEHPDYAKSLNNLAILYREMGNHEKAEPLSLEALTIREKILGKEHPDYVGSLNNLANQYNVMGIYEKAEPLYLEALAIKVKILGKEHPDYAQSLYNLGVLYVAMGKYEAAEPLFLEAKDVFGKELGKEHTLYANSLEGLAVVYDHMGNYIKAEPIYLEAKTIREKVLGKEHPDYAQSLHNLADLYINLNNYGKAEPLYLEALATLEKALGKEHPDYASILNNLANLYQGMCDYGKSELFHLEAKAIREKVLGKEHPDYAQSLYNLADSYINLNNYKKAETLYLESKAIREKVLGKEHEGYSDCLNALSCLYEKQGNFSASESLLAAVAVLEQERIARAAAYLSERELAMYASKFQTDGAKLGAYLLARPAISTATMSALAFDHALFHKGFLLTAASRLNFPVSTSPESTEINNRLKGYRRRLAAEYAKPMAEQQGVADLEEKANGAEKELARSLVGYADAIRQVKYQEVKARLKKSEAAIEFVHFQVNFPKITDSIIYAALVVLPELEQPKFIPLFEEKSLDSLLHSKPERKADYVNSLYTLADRGAIAIETPKKSLYEILWQPLDKELSGIKTIYFSPSGLLHRINLDAIPISETETLADRYNLIEVNSTRQLVVPSKVKITNNDAVLFGGIQFEQDSTLQNSEPLLASRSRGELSFQLVDSTLRGGSWNYLAGTEREVNSIEKIMETSGLKVNLKKGYAATEESFKNIGANGSASPRILHIATHGYFFNDTKKTVKNSGFENQNEPVFKISDHPMLRSGLIMAGGNAAWQGKQTLEGKEDGVLTAYEISQMNLSNTELVVLSACETGLGDIQGNEGVYGLQRAFKIAGAKYLIMSLWQVPDKQTSLLMTTFYKKWLELKMTIPDAFHAAQKELRDNGLDPYNWAGFVLVE, from the coding sequence ATGCTTTCACAATTCAAAATTGGAAAATTCCCAATTGCTGTATTGCTCATCATCTTGTCCATATCTGAGCTTAGGGCACAGTCAGTTGATTCTATTGCGATCAAACAAGTGGACAGCCTCATCAAGGTCTCCCGAGATCTGACCGCTAAGCGTGACTTTGACAAAGCCCTCGAAGTGAATGCCACCGCTGAAATAATCGCCCTCGAAAAACTGGGTCGGGAGTCGGCGGCTTATGCAACTTGTTGTTTTAACCGGGGAAATGTGTTTTTCTTCATGCGCAATGTGCAGAAAGCTGAAAAGTATTACCTCGACGCGAAAGCCATCCGGGAAAAAGTGCTGGGGAAAGAGCATCCCGATTATGCAAACAGTCTGAGCAGCCTGGTGAATTTGTACCGGGGTTTGGGCAACTATGAAAAGGCCCTGTCGCTTGCCCTCGAATTCAAAGCCATTAGGGAAAAAATTCTGGGGAAAGAGCATCCCGATTATGCAAAGAGCCTGAACAACCTGGCAATTTTGTACAGGGAAATGGGCAACCACGAAAAAGCTGAACCGCTTTCTCTCGAAGCTTTAACAATTCGGGAAAAAATACTGGGAAAAGAGCATCCCGATTATGTTGGAAGCCTTAACAACCTGGCGAACCAGTATAATGTAATGGGCATCTACGAAAAGGCTGAGCCACTTTACCTTGAAGCCTTGGCCATCAAGGTAAAAATTCTGGGGAAAGAGCATCCTGATTATGCCCAAAGCCTCTACAACTTGGGGGTTTTGTATGTCGCTATGGGCAAGTACGAAGCAGCCGAGCCGCTTTTCCTAGAGGCCAAAGACGTCTTTGGAAAAGAACTTGGGAAAGAGCACACCTTGTATGCCAACAGTCTGGAAGGCTTGGCAGTTGTTTACGATCACATGGGCAACTACATTAAAGCTGAGCCGATTTACCTCGAAGCAAAAACCATCCGGGAAAAAGTGTTGGGAAAAGAACATCCCGATTATGCCCAAAGCCTCCATAACTTGGCTGATTTGTACATAAACCTCAACAACTATGGAAAGGCCGAACCACTTTATCTCGAAGCCTTGGCCACCCTTGAGAAAGCATTAGGAAAAGAGCATCCCGACTATGCCAGCATTCTAAACAACCTGGCGAATTTGTATCAGGGAATGTGCGATTACGGAAAATCTGAACTATTTCATCTTGAAGCCAAAGCCATTCGGGAAAAAGTGCTGGGAAAAGAGCATCCTGATTATGCCCAAAGCCTCTACAACTTGGCAGATTCGTACATAAACCTAAACAACTATAAAAAAGCAGAAACGCTTTACCTTGAATCCAAAGCTATCCGGGAAAAAGTGTTGGGGAAAGAGCATGAAGGCTATTCAGACTGCCTGAATGCACTGTCCTGTCTATATGAAAAACAAGGCAATTTTTCAGCATCGGAATCCTTGCTGGCAGCAGTAGCAGTATTGGAACAAGAGCGAATTGCAAGAGCTGCCGCCTATCTTTCCGAACGGGAGCTTGCCATGTATGCATCCAAATTCCAAACTGACGGGGCAAAGCTGGGTGCATATTTGCTCGCAAGGCCCGCTATCTCGACTGCAACCATGTCCGCATTGGCATTCGACCATGCCCTTTTTCACAAAGGTTTCTTGCTCACTGCTGCTTCCCGGCTCAATTTTCCCGTCTCCACATCCCCCGAATCAACAGAAATCAACAATCGCCTCAAAGGCTACCGCCGCCGCCTCGCCGCCGAATACGCCAAACCTATGGCCGAGCAGCAGGGTGTTGCAGATCTGGAAGAGAAAGCAAATGGTGCTGAAAAGGAATTGGCCCGATCGCTGGTAGGTTATGCAGACGCCATCCGTCAGGTAAAGTACCAAGAAGTGAAAGCGAGATTAAAAAAATCTGAGGCGGCTATTGAATTTGTTCATTTTCAAGTCAATTTCCCTAAAATTACAGATAGTATAATCTATGCTGCACTCGTGGTATTACCTGAGCTGGAACAACCGAAGTTTATCCCACTGTTTGAAGAAAAATCTCTGGACTCCCTGTTGCATTCCAAACCAGAGCGTAAAGCAGATTACGTAAATAGCTTATATACTCTTGCAGATCGTGGAGCCATTGCCATAGAAACTCCAAAAAAATCCTTGTATGAAATTTTGTGGCAGCCTTTGGATAAAGAATTATCAGGAATCAAAACCATTTATTTTTCACCCAGTGGATTATTGCATCGAATCAATCTAGATGCGATTCCTATTTCTGAAACAGAAACATTAGCAGACCGATACAACTTGATAGAAGTCAACAGTACGCGGCAGTTGGTCGTCCCTTCCAAAGTAAAAATAACCAATAATGATGCAGTACTATTTGGAGGAATTCAATTTGAACAAGATAGTACATTACAAAATAGTGAACCATTACTTGCATCAAGATCAAGAGGAGAATTATCATTTCAATTGGTTGATTCCACATTAAGAGGTGGCAGTTGGAATTATTTGGCAGGTACAGAACGTGAAGTAAATTCTATTGAAAAAATTATGGAAACATCTGGGTTAAAAGTGAATTTAAAAAAGGGATATGCTGCCACAGAAGAATCCTTTAAAAATATTGGAGCGAATGGTTCTGCTTCTCCAAGAATTTTGCATATAGCAACACACGGATATTTTTTTAATGATACCAAGAAGACAGTAAAGAATAGTGGATTCGAAAATCAAAATGAACCTGTTTTCAAAATATCTGATCATCCCATGTTGCGTTCCGGATTAATCATGGCAGGAGGCAATGCAGCCTGGCAGGGAAAACAAACTTTAGAAGGAAAGGAAGATGGAGTACTTACAGCGTATGAAATTTCGCAGATGAATTTATCGAATACAGAATTAGTTGTGTTATCTGCATGTGAAACAGGCCTTGGCGATATACAAGGCAATGAAGGTGTTTATGGATTACAACGTGCCTTTAAAATTGCAGGCGCAAAATATTTGATTATGTCACTATGGCAAGTTCCGGATAAACAAACTTCATTGTTAATGACGACTTTTTATAAAAAATGGTTAGAGCTTAAGATGACCATTCCTGATGCATTTCATGCGGCGCAAAAAGAATTGCGGGACAATGGATTGGATCCCTACAATTGGGCTGGATTTGTTTTAGTTGAGTAA
- a CDS encoding tetratricopeptide repeat protein has product MKKLILILALTFIIEAINAQQKGVSPLSTIPNSSLGAGNQQLSTKNTYAVVVGISDYQDPGIPDLRFADKDAEAFANYLRSNAGGKLDNDHLKVLINKEATMAQFANALDWLWEVCKEGDQAIIYFSGHGDVEKKSLTQPGFLLCWDAPARVYMAGGAFALPMLQEVVSTLSIQNKAKVIVITDACRSGTLAGSSVNGSQATAANLAKQFGNEIKIMSCQPNEYSIEGEQWGGGRGAFSYHLLDALYGLADNNKDQWVTLQEVGRYLEDHVTNEVAPVSQVPMTIGNRNERLTSVDEPLLTSIKSGKTNQTQLLSAIESRGIEEDVLSKLDSNTIKVYALFKQALKDKIFLEPANACANTYYEKLISEPKLERLHSTMKRNYAAALQDDAQQVLNNWLKTDVSEVSLSKKTRENKYREYPRFLKRAAELLGVNHYMYSFIMARVHFFEGYLIALSSKNPNTTIGENALIQFRLALQWQPELAQVYWQMSYVYGFHLLQADSAELYTNKVIELQPSWVLPYCNIAFLFSEKFKLFEKSKQYLDSAMKLDSNSAMVWNNFGNYYRQRKEYDAAEQNYLKAIQLDPNLPFPYSNLGLVYRYTHRFEDGVRQLNKAIQLDSTNANTYNTMGMIYLENKFYKESEHYLKKAIKYDSTLVFSYVNLGLICSYNNRYAESETYYFKALKLDSTNAALNYNLACLYSIQKKFEKAFKYLEINFRLGDDDYDYLMNDKDLTFLRENKKQWNALMKKYFPQQYKD; this is encoded by the coding sequence GAAGCAATTAACGCACAACAAAAAGGTGTTTCTCCGCTATCAACTATCCCCAACAGTTCTCTTGGGGCAGGCAACCAACAACTATCAACTAAAAATACGTACGCAGTTGTCGTCGGCATCTCCGACTACCAGGATCCCGGCATACCGGATCTTCGTTTTGCCGATAAAGATGCGGAGGCATTTGCAAATTATCTCAGATCGAATGCTGGAGGTAAACTTGACAATGATCATTTGAAAGTATTGATCAATAAAGAGGCAACCATGGCACAGTTTGCCAATGCACTGGATTGGTTGTGGGAAGTATGCAAAGAAGGCGATCAAGCGATTATTTATTTTTCCGGACATGGTGATGTTGAGAAAAAGAGTTTGACGCAACCCGGATTTTTATTGTGTTGGGATGCACCTGCACGTGTGTATATGGCTGGTGGTGCATTTGCTTTGCCTATGCTTCAAGAAGTAGTCTCTACTTTGTCTATCCAAAATAAAGCAAAAGTAATCGTGATCACCGATGCCTGTCGTTCTGGGACATTAGCCGGTAGTTCGGTTAATGGATCACAAGCAACTGCTGCCAATCTTGCCAAGCAATTTGGAAATGAAATTAAAATCATGTCTTGTCAACCCAATGAATACAGCATTGAAGGCGAACAATGGGGCGGTGGTCGTGGTGCTTTTTCATATCATCTTCTCGATGCGCTTTATGGTTTAGCAGATAACAATAAGGATCAATGGGTAACGCTGCAAGAAGTGGGAAGATATCTCGAAGATCATGTAACAAATGAAGTGGCACCGGTAAGTCAGGTGCCCATGACAATAGGAAATCGCAATGAGAGATTAACCAGTGTCGATGAACCTTTATTAACATCCATTAAATCTGGTAAAACAAATCAAACGCAGTTGTTGAGTGCCATTGAATCCAGAGGAATTGAAGAGGATGTGTTGTCAAAATTAGATTCAAATACAATAAAGGTTTATGCACTTTTCAAACAGGCATTGAAAGATAAAATATTTTTAGAACCAGCAAATGCTTGTGCGAATACTTACTATGAAAAATTGATTTCTGAGCCTAAACTGGAACGATTGCATTCGACGATGAAGCGCAACTATGCGGCTGCTTTGCAGGATGATGCGCAACAAGTATTGAACAACTGGCTAAAAACGGATGTAAGTGAAGTATCTCTATCTAAAAAAACAAGGGAGAATAAATACCGGGAATATCCAAGATTTTTGAAAAGAGCTGCAGAATTATTGGGAGTGAATCATTATATGTATTCTTTCATAATGGCGAGAGTGCATTTTTTCGAAGGTTATTTAATTGCACTATCGTCTAAAAATCCCAATACGACTATTGGTGAAAATGCACTGATTCAATTTCGTTTGGCACTTCAGTGGCAACCAGAATTGGCGCAAGTATATTGGCAGATGAGTTATGTTTATGGATTCCATCTTTTACAAGCGGATTCAGCTGAATTGTATACCAATAAAGTGATAGAGTTGCAACCATCGTGGGTATTACCATACTGCAACATTGCATTTTTATTTTCTGAAAAATTTAAGTTGTTCGAAAAGTCCAAACAATATTTAGATTCAGCAATGAAATTGGATTCTAATTCTGCTATGGTCTGGAATAATTTTGGAAATTATTATCGCCAACGGAAAGAATATGATGCGGCAGAACAAAATTATCTAAAAGCTATTCAGTTGGATCCAAATCTTCCATTTCCATACAGCAATCTGGGTTTGGTTTACAGATATACACATCGCTTTGAAGATGGAGTCAGGCAACTCAACAAAGCCATTCAATTGGATTCTACAAATGCTAACACCTACAATACGATGGGTATGATTTATTTAGAAAACAAGTTTTATAAAGAATCGGAACATTACCTTAAGAAGGCAATTAAATATGATTCAACGCTTGTTTTTTCTTATGTCAATCTGGGTCTGATTTGTTCTTACAACAACAGATATGCAGAATCTGAAACGTATTACTTCAAAGCTTTAAAACTCGACTCAACCAATGCGGCTTTAAATTACAATCTTGCATGTTTATACAGTATTCAAAAAAAATTCGAGAAGGCATTTAAGTATCTTGAAATAAACTTTCGACTTGGCGATGATGACTACGATTATCTTATGAATGATAAAGACCTAACTTTTTTGCGTGAGAATAAGAAGCAGTGGAATGCCTTAATGAAAAAATATTTTCCACAACAGTATAAAGACTAA
- a CDS encoding CHAT domain-containing protein → MKISTLWIVCFLCPYLMYAQQLDSSFIKQVDSLIKVSRGLIAKRNFEQALEVNVAAEKIALEKLGKESPAYGDCCFNHGRILKLQRDFPGTEKWYLEAKSIREKALGKDHPNYANSLNSLAILYNDMGQAEKAEPLYLESKAIREKVLGKEHPDYAQSLNNLGIFYSKRGQYEKAELLYLESKAIREKVLGKEHPDYAQSLNNLGNLYSDRGQYEKAEPLYLEAKVTRERVLGKEHPDFITSLNNLASHYFLISQYDKAEPLYLEAKDICEKVLGKEHPDYAQSLGNLAFIYTKLGQNEKAELLLLESKAIFEKALGKEHPIYAQSLNLLAILYDEMSQYDKAEPLYQEAKAIQEKALGKDHPNYASSLNNLAILYGKMGQYVKAEPLLLEAKAIQEKAFGKEHSEIANSLNNLAKLYWIMGQSEKVESLYLESKAIREKALGKEHPDYVASQHNLAILYCSMHLYEKAEPIFMELSTVNKLLAERAMRHLSEKELNNYLNLFSISQSEILSFVHISKSQKAVTASFDNTLFYKGFLLNAANKVKRLALTDTTSTKKYNLLKSYEHRLAIEYSKPITERRGVEELEEKANVLEKDLTRTVAGYGEAMRQVNWQEVKSKLKEGEAAIEFVHYNKMITDSMMYAALVLINEMSAPVFVPLFEEKELKEILSKKGEWNNSELLSKIYTRGVKPIVAGNNLDHLYELFWKPLIHLFPNTKTIYYSPSGLLHRINFNAIPIDDKTNLSDKFKLVRLGSTRSLVVPDLINVDASNLAVLFGGINYNMDTTSIKLDSNRINLLASKTDELSFSYASRGIKEAGSEWVYLPGTKNEINSASKLFKKSKFETIVYSGNYATEEAFKNIGKSVSSPRVLHISTHGFFFPDRTISATGRMSHDPANSSGTASEGTAKATSPRVKEEFETNESAFKISDHPMIRSGLILAGGNYAWTEGRPFKEGMEDGILTAYEISKMNLSNTELVVLSACETGLGDIQGNEGVYGLQRAFKIAGAKYLIMSLWQVPDNQTSLLMTTFYKKWLTEKMSIPDAFHEAQKELRDNGLDPYQWAGFVLVE, encoded by the coding sequence ATGAAAATTAGTACTTTGTGGATCGTATGCTTTCTATGTCCATATCTCATGTATGCCCAGCAACTTGATTCATCTTTCATCAAACAGGTGGACAGCCTCATTAAGGTTTCCCGTGGCTTAATAGCTAAAAGGAATTTTGAACAGGCCCTCGAAGTCAATGTCGCCGCTGAAAAAATCGCACTGGAAAAACTAGGAAAGGAGTCGCCGGCATATGGAGATTGTTGTTTTAACCATGGGAGAATATTGAAATTGCAAAGGGACTTCCCGGGAACCGAAAAATGGTATCTCGAGGCCAAATCCATCCGCGAAAAAGCTCTTGGAAAGGACCATCCTAATTATGCCAACAGCCTGAACAGTCTGGCTATTTTATACAATGACATGGGCCAAGCCGAAAAAGCCGAACCGCTTTACCTGGAATCCAAAGCCATTCGGGAGAAAGTCCTGGGCAAGGAACATCCTGATTATGCCCAAAGTTTGAACAACTTGGGAATTTTTTACAGCAAAAGGGGCCAATATGAAAAGGCTGAACTGCTTTACCTGGAATCCAAAGCTATTCGGGAGAAAGTCCTGGGCAAGGAACATCCTGATTATGCCCAAAGTTTGAACAACTTGGGAAATTTGTACAGCGACAGGGGCCAATATGAAAAGGCTGAACCGCTTTACCTGGAAGCCAAAGTCACTCGTGAAAGAGTATTGGGCAAGGAACATCCCGATTTTATCACAAGCCTTAACAACCTTGCAAGTCACTATTTTTTAATAAGTCAATACGATAAAGCCGAACCACTTTATTTGGAAGCTAAAGACATTTGTGAAAAAGTATTAGGGAAGGAACATCCCGATTATGCTCAAAGCCTGGGAAACCTGGCTTTTATTTACACGAAATTGGGCCAAAACGAAAAAGCAGAACTACTTTTACTGGAATCCAAAGCCATTTTTGAAAAAGCCTTGGGAAAGGAGCATCCCATTTATGCTCAAAGCCTAAACCTATTGGCTATACTTTATGATGAAATGAGCCAATATGATAAAGCCGAACCTCTTTACCAGGAGGCCAAAGCCATTCAGGAAAAAGCACTGGGCAAGGATCACCCCAACTATGCCTCAAGCCTGAACAACCTGGCTATACTGTATGGTAAAATGGGCCAATACGTAAAAGCAGAACCGCTTTTACTGGAAGCAAAAGCCATTCAGGAAAAAGCATTTGGCAAGGAACATTCTGAAATTGCCAATAGCCTGAACAATTTGGCAAAGCTTTATTGGATTATGGGCCAATCCGAAAAAGTCGAATCACTTTACCTGGAATCCAAAGCCATTCGGGAAAAAGCTCTGGGAAAGGAACACCCCGATTATGTCGCAAGTCAGCACAATCTGGCGATTCTTTATTGTAGTATGCATTTATATGAAAAAGCCGAACCTATTTTCATGGAACTATCCACTGTCAACAAGCTGCTTGCTGAAAGAGCAATGCGCCACCTATCAGAAAAAGAACTGAATAATTACTTGAACTTATTTTCAATAAGCCAAAGCGAAATCCTTTCTTTTGTACATATATCCAAAAGCCAAAAAGCAGTAACTGCCAGTTTTGACAACACCCTTTTTTATAAAGGCTTCCTGCTCAACGCTGCAAACAAGGTCAAACGCCTGGCGCTTACCGACACTACTTCTACTAAAAAATATAACCTGCTGAAATCCTATGAACACCGCCTCGCCATCGAGTACAGTAAGCCCATCACCGAACGCAGAGGGGTCGAAGAACTTGAAGAAAAAGCCAATGTATTGGAAAAGGACCTGACACGCACGGTGGCTGGATATGGTGAGGCAATGCGGCAGGTAAACTGGCAGGAAGTTAAGTCGAAATTGAAAGAAGGGGAAGCAGCTATTGAATTTGTACATTATAATAAGATGATTACGGACAGTATGATGTACGCTGCTCTTGTACTCATAAATGAAATGAGCGCGCCAGTTTTTGTACCCTTGTTTGAAGAGAAAGAATTAAAAGAAATTTTATCCAAAAAAGGTGAATGGAATAACAGTGAATTGCTTTCGAAAATTTATACTCGAGGGGTGAAACCTATAGTTGCAGGGAACAATCTTGATCACTTGTATGAATTGTTCTGGAAACCACTTATTCATTTGTTTCCAAATACGAAAACAATTTACTATTCACCATCTGGTTTGTTACATAGAATTAACTTTAATGCCATTCCGATTGATGATAAAACAAATCTCTCCGATAAATTTAAATTAGTGCGACTTGGAAGTACAAGATCATTGGTAGTGCCTGATCTGATCAATGTCGATGCCAGTAACTTAGCGGTATTATTTGGTGGCATTAATTACAATATGGACACTACTTCAATTAAGTTAGACTCCAATAGGATCAATTTGTTAGCTTCAAAAACTGATGAGCTTTCCTTTTCATATGCATCCCGGGGAATAAAAGAAGCTGGAAGCGAATGGGTTTATCTTCCGGGAACAAAGAATGAAATAAATAGTGCCTCCAAATTATTTAAGAAATCAAAATTTGAAACGATAGTGTATTCTGGTAATTATGCAACTGAGGAAGCATTTAAAAATATTGGAAAATCAGTATCATCTCCTCGTGTGCTGCATATTTCAACACATGGTTTTTTCTTTCCTGACCGAACGATTTCTGCCACAGGCAGAATGTCGCATGATCCCGCCAATTCTAGCGGGACGGCAAGTGAGGGAACTGCGAAAGCTACCTCACCAAGGGTAAAAGAGGAATTTGAAACAAATGAATCTGCATTCAAAATATCTGATCACCCGATGATTCGTTCCGGTTTGATTCTCGCTGGTGGTAATTACGCATGGACGGAAGGCAGACCTTTTAAGGAAGGCATGGAAGACGGAATCCTTACAGCTTATGAAATCAGTAAGATGAATTTATCCAATACAGAATTAGTTGTCCTCTCAGCCTGTGAAACCGGCCTCGGCGATATCCAAGGCAACGAAGGAGTCTATGGCTTGCAGCGAGCATTCAAAATTGCAGGCGCAAAATATTTGATTATGTCATTGTGGCAAGTTCCGGATAACCAAACCTCGTTGTTGATGACAACTTTTTATAAAAAGTGGCTAACTGAAAAAATGAGTATTCCGGATGCTTTTCATGAAGCGCAAAAGGAATTGCGGGACAATGGATTGGATCCATATCAGTGGGCGGGATTTGTGTTGGTGGAATGA